The Terriglobales bacterium genome includes the window GCCCGTGATGTGGCCATAGCAGAGGACTTGGTGCAAGATGCGATGCTTCGTGCCTGGCGCCACTTTGACCGGTTTCAGCCGGGAACGAACTGTAAGGCATGGCTCTTTCGCATCATGCTGAACTGCTGGACCACGCGTCATCAGCAGATCAGGCAGGAGGCGATCCAGTTCTTCCCGGAGCAGTACGCAGAGAATACGGGCGATGAACGGCGTCCACCAACACGCTTCACCGCCGAAGAAATTCAGAACTCGATCGATTTGCTGAACGAGGAGTACCGGACGGTTCTCCTGCTGTTCGCGGTCGAAGGGTTCTCCTGTAAGGAGATTGCAGAGATTTTGGGAATTCCGATTGGCACAGTAATGTCGCGGCTCTCACGGGCACGCACGATGGTGAAGTGCGATCTGTCGAAGCGCGAAACGCGTTACATGAAAGCGAAAGCAAGACTATGAACTGTACGTACAGCGAACAAGTCACCGACGCTTACATTTCGGGAGAGATTGAAGGTCCCGAGTGGCGCACCCACCTCAGCAAATGTCCGGAGTGCGCCGCCAAACTGGCCGCAGAATCGGATTTCGACCTCGTTATAAAACATGCCGTGAGCGAAGAACGGCTGCACACCAGGCAGCTCGAGGCGCACGTCCGCAATGCCATTCGAAATTCCTCGCCATGGAATACGCCGGTCATGATGCTAGTCCGCTACAGCGTTGCGGCGACAGTGATTTTTGCAACGCTGTTAGTCGCGACGTTTGGCTATGCCAAAGGACGAATGGATCTGAGCGCAACCTGCGGCGACGCGGCTGACGATCATCGGGAAGAGGTCATCGGCAAGGCTCCGAGAAAGTGGAAGGTGGAGGACAAAGACGTACAGGCACTCGCGCAGCGCCTGGTTGGCGATCCTAAGGCCCCGGAACGCGTTGCACCTGCCGGCTATCACCTTGTGGGAGCACGCGTGTGCGTCCTGCACGGCAAGCGTTACATGCATCTCGACTACTCCGACGGCATGAACCAAGTTTCACTTTTCCTCCGGCATCAGGACAATCAGCGCTTCAGCACTCGCGTGCTGAGTTGGTTCCAAAACAACTCCCCCGCCGCCCAAAACGTAGAGGGTCTCACAGTCGGTTCGGTCCAGAGGCACAATGTCGCCTTGTTACTGGTTTCCGCATCCCCAGTTCCTGACGTTGAGAAAATCGTAAAAGAGGCCGGTGACCGCCTATAGGTTGGGGCAGGAAGCGAATCGACCAGGAGCAGTAAACCAAAAAGAGTGGGCTAATCAAGACGCTCAACCCATGTGGACGGCAGGCCCGCCCTTCCCGTTTTGATTCTCGCCTCCGAGTCGTAAGGATCTCGCATTGGGTGGGAAGAGCAAAACGAGTGTAACTCCGTTTTTAAAGCTCTCCTTTACTCTCTCATCGATCCTGGACTATATAGAGCTCGCAGCACGTGGCGATAGCTTCGGCTGCAAGGCAGTTCCTTGCCGTCGCGCAGCGAAACGATAAATTCGCCGCTGTTGCAGGGCTGTAGTTCCCTGATGCGACTGACGTTCACGACAAAAGAGCGATGAATCCGAATGAATCGGGAGCTGTCGAGTCTTTCCGCGATTTTGCTGATGGGTTGGCGGAAGAGGTGCGAGTCCCTTCCGGTAAGGTGCAGTCGAACGTAGTTTGCCTGGGCCTCGATCCAATCGATGTCGTCTACAGGAACAAAGATCACGCGACCGCCCGACTTGATAATCAGCCGACCGTTCGGTTTATGACCGTTTTCCAAAGGATCGCCGGTCACTACCTTGCCCATCCACACCTGGTCGCCTACGCCCACTTCAACGTCCCCCTGCCAGTTTTATAAAGCTTTCCAAAGTGATAGAGTCGGCCAAAAAGTGGTTTGCCGCAATATCCACTTGGTGGAAAATTCGTATAGCCATTATGATTTGGCGAAATGAAGAAGATATCTTCCGGAATTTCACCGATCATCTGTATTGACCGGAAGGCCCCAAAGGCGCTACACGAACAGATTTATGACGCGTATCGCACGGCGATTATCGATCGCAGCCTGCGCGCGGGGCAGCGAGTCCCGTCGACTCGTATGCTTGCCGGTGAGTTGGGCATCTCACGGATTCCTATCCTGAACGCGTACGCTCAGCTATTGGCGGAGGGCTACTTCGAGGGCCGTGTCGGCGCTGGAACTGTCGTTTCCAAGTCTTTGCCCGATCAAGTTACGCCAATAAGACTCCGCACGGTTCCAAGCTCAAAGAAAGCTCCTCGTGGGCCGCGTGTACTTTCGAAACGGTCTTCTCTTCTGAGCCCTTTCAACAATGTTGCGTGGAGTCGTGGGTGGGGCCCGTTTGGTGTGAGCCAGGTAGCATTTGATCAGTTTCCATTCCGGATATGGAACAGCCTGGTCACGCGTCATTGCAGAAAGGTTCGCGCGGAATCTCTCGATTACGGGAGTCCAATGGGATCGATCGATCTCCGTGAAGCGGTAGCCGCCTATCTCAGGACCGCCCGAGGCGTTCGCTGCGAGGCAGACCACATCATCATCGTGAGCGGTTCCCAGCAGGCGCTCGAGATCTCTACCCGGGTTCTACTGGATCCTGGCAGTTCAGTGTGGATGGAGGAACCCGGATATCGTCTCGCGCGAAGTGTCTTTGCGTTCAATGGCTGCCAGATAGTGCCTGTGCCGGTTGATTCCGAAGGTCTGAACGTGGCCGCAGGTGTGAAGCAATGCCCCAATGCGCGAGCGGCTTTCGTCAGCCCATCTCATCAGTATCCGCTCGGAGTAACGATGAGCGCGTCGCGCCGACTGCAATTGCTCGATTGGGCAGAGGGTTCAGGGTCATGGATCATCGAGGATGACTATGACAGCGAGTACAGGTACGAGAACATGCCTATCCCTTCTCTGCAAGGGCTCGACTCGAATTCGCGTGTGATCTACATCGGGACATTCAGCAAGGTGTTATTTCCGTCCCTTCGGCTTGGCTACATTGTTCTGCCGCCAGATCTGGTGGAACGCTTTCTCGCGGCGAGGCTTGCCATGGACATCAGTCCGGCAGGCTTCCATCAAGCAGTGCTGGCGGATTTTATCCGCGAAGGGCACTTCTCGCGCCATATTCGCCGGATGCGTTTGCTCTACGGTAAACGGCGCAGCGTACTGATCGAAAGCATTCGTAAACAATTAGGGTTGGCGGCAGAGGTGGTCGGCGGACAAGCCGGCATGCATCTTTCTCTCACCGTGAAAGGGATTGATGATCGTGAAATTGCGGAGCGGGCGGCGAGCCAACGGTTGTGGTTAGTCCCCCTATCGTCGTCCTACCTGCGTAAGCCCGCACGGCAAGGATTCATTCTGGGTTTTGGCAGCACGGGAGTGGAACAGATACCCGATGCCGTTAGCAAGCTGGGCGCGCTGCTGAGACCAAACTAAGACTGAAAACACACGAGACGTTTGCTCGCGAAGGTCACGATTTCCTTATCTGCGGCGGTGCGCCAATTGACAGGAATGTACCCCTACTCCGATAAGACTTGGCGCTCCAGCGATGCTGCTCCAGTTGTGCGCGATGGGGAAGACGCCGATCGTTCTCGACTAGCGCATGGCTCGCAAATGCGATTCCGTTGTGTTCGCCGATCCTGCAACTGTCACGTTGAAGTGATCGTGAAGGAAGTTCGCCGCCTCGTCGCGCCCCTGGGAAGATTCCGGACTCACGGCGTTCATATAGAGAACGTATTCTTCCGCGGCGCCCTCTAGGTCACCAGTCTGCGACCGGCGACGGGCTTCGGCCAGGATCTTTCCGGGCAGGAGCAGGGCTTTTTCCCGCACTGATTTAATTAACCCGTCTCGGGCCTGAATTTCCAAATCGGTGAGGAATTGAAGCTCATCGGGTTCGGTGCTCTGCTTCTTGATTCCTTCCGTATCTTCAGGCTTCACGTTGTCGAGGACGACTGCTACTTTGTGATCATCTTTTCTAATAGGAACTGCCGCATCGATTGGATTCCCAGACTGGTCCTTGATGCGGAAGGTCATATCGACTACAGCCGTCAAGTCGATGTTTTTCTTCGTGTAGTTGTAGGGCGCGATCACATTCTCTGGACGGGTTTGTTCAGTGGTCTCGAGTGTGCGGCGCGCATCGGCTACATGTTTCTGAGCCACGGTCACTGCCTCGTTCGCAGCAGCGATGACTTCCCTCTTCTTGTGCTGTGCCTGTGC containing:
- a CDS encoding sigma-70 family RNA polymerase sigma factor, which codes for MHSRFSEEAIQIIGDTRQKEFEQLALVHLRALLRAAVRLARDVAIAEDLVQDAMLRAWRHFDRFQPGTNCKAWLFRIMLNCWTTRHQQIRQEAIQFFPEQYAENTGDERRPPTRFTAEEIQNSIDLLNEEYRTVLLLFAVEGFSCKEIAEILGIPIGTVMSRLSRARTMVKCDLSKRETRYMKAKARL
- a CDS encoding PLP-dependent aminotransferase family protein — protein: MKKISSGISPIICIDRKAPKALHEQIYDAYRTAIIDRSLRAGQRVPSTRMLAGELGISRIPILNAYAQLLAEGYFEGRVGAGTVVSKSLPDQVTPIRLRTVPSSKKAPRGPRVLSKRSSLLSPFNNVAWSRGWGPFGVSQVAFDQFPFRIWNSLVTRHCRKVRAESLDYGSPMGSIDLREAVAAYLRTARGVRCEADHIIIVSGSQQALEISTRVLLDPGSSVWMEEPGYRLARSVFAFNGCQIVPVPVDSEGLNVAAGVKQCPNARAAFVSPSHQYPLGVTMSASRRLQLLDWAEGSGSWIIEDDYDSEYRYENMPIPSLQGLDSNSRVIYIGTFSKVLFPSLRLGYIVLPPDLVERFLAARLAMDISPAGFHQAVLADFIREGHFSRHIRRMRLLYGKRRSVLIESIRKQLGLAAEVVGGQAGMHLSLTVKGIDDREIAERAASQRLWLVPLSSSYLRKPARQGFILGFGSTGVEQIPDAVSKLGALLRPN
- a CDS encoding LytTR family DNA-binding domain-containing protein, with translation MGVGDQVWMGKVVTGDPLENGHKPNGRLIIKSGGRVIFVPVDDIDWIEAQANYVRLHLTGRDSHLFRQPISKIAERLDSSRFIRIHRSFVVNVSRIRELQPCNSGEFIVSLRDGKELPCSRSYRHVLRALYSPGSMRE